The Papaver somniferum cultivar HN1 unplaced genomic scaffold, ASM357369v1 unplaced-scaffold_18, whole genome shotgun sequence genome includes a window with the following:
- the LOC113338042 gene encoding beta-glucosidase 22-like: MKIRYYYITVHERDDEKKTVLEEKERDMRTSLVILLLHVLASFVGFCSCQNGNNGFSRNDFPTDFVFGSGSSSYQIEGAVNEDGRTPSVWDTYTHAGKMPDKSTGDIAIDQYHRYKEDVQLMVDTGLEAYRFSISWPRLIPNGRGPVNPKGLEYYNNLINELISHGIQAHVTLFHYDLPQPLEDEYGGWLSRKIVKDFTAFAEICFKEFGDRVSTWTTINEPNVFVMGAYDLGFLPPQRCSSPFGIFNCTNGGDSTTEPYLVAHNCILAHASVARLYKNKYQAKQHGLIGINLFGYGLSPQTNSVEDVAATQRANDFYMGWFASPCVYGDYPEIMKRNVGSRLPSFTSYEAKLVSGSCDFFGLNHYASSNVKDNPESLKIQQRDLSMDMAVQFVSNWSTGKGSVLPDQFPVTPSGLQGLLEYFKQDYGNPPIYIHENGQRLLAAPRDKSINDTSRVNYLKGYIGGVLDALRNGSNTKGYFTWSFIDSFELLDGYRSNFGLYYVDLVNDPELKRYPKLSAHWYSNFLKGGYKKTSVISLQTDEISKFSD, encoded by the exons ATGAAGATAAGGTACTACTATATTACAGTTCATGAGAGAGATGATGAAAAAAAGACAGTactggaagagaaagaaagagatatgCGTACTTCTTtagttattcttcttcttcatgtacttgcaagttttgtgggATTCTGTAGTTGCCAGAATGGGAATAATGGTTTCAGCAGGAATGATTTCCCAACTGACTTTGTTTTTGGTTCTGGAAGCTCATCCTATCAG ATAGAAGGAGCAGTTAATGAGGATGGAAGAACTCCGAGCGTATGGGATACCTATACTCATGCTG GAAAAATGCCGGACAAAAGCACAGGCGACATAGCTATTGATCAATACCACAGATATAAG GAAGATGTTCAACTCATGGTGGACACAGGTTTAGAAGCCTATAGATTTTCTATCTCATGGCCAAGGCTTATACCAA ATGGAAGAGGACCTGTTAATCCAAAGGGTTTAGAGTACTATAACAACCTCATCAATGAACTAATCAGCCATG GAATTCAAGCACATGTTACACTTTTTCATTATGATCTTCCTCAGCCACTCGAAGACGAATACGGAGGATGGTTAAGCCGCAAGATTGT GAAAGACTTCACAGCATTCGCTGAAATCTGTTTTAAAGAATTTGGTGACCGAGTTTCGACTTGGACCACAATAAATGAGCCTAATGTGTTCGTTATGGGAGCCTACGACTTGGGATTTCTGCCGCCGCAAAGATGTTCCTCACCATTTGGGATCTTCAACTGTACAAATGGTGGAGATTCCACAACAGAGCCTTACCTAGTTGCGCATAATTGTATTCTAGCTCATGCATCAGTAGCAAGATTGTACAAAAACAAGTACCAG GCTAAACAACATGGGCTCATAGGAATCAACCTCTTCGGTTATGGTTTAAGTCCCCAAACAAACTCAGTTGAAGATGTTGCAGCAACTCAAAGGGCCAACGATTTCTATATGGGTTG GTTTGCTAGTCCTTGTGTTTATGGTGACTATCCTGAAATAATGAAGAGAAATGTTGGCTCAAGACTTCCTTCTTTCACCTCATATGAAGCAAAACTTGTTAGCGGCTCATGTGATTTCTTTGGATTGAACCATTATGCTTCGTCTAACGTAAAGGACAATCCGGAAAGCCTAAAGATCCAACAAAGAGATTTATCTATGGATATGGCTGTGCAGTTCGTAT CTAATTGGTCGACTGGTAAAGGATCAGTGTTGCCCGATCAA TTCCCTGTTACACCGTCGGGGTTGCAAGGACTTCTGGAGTATTTTAAGCAAGATTACGGGAATCCTCCCATATATATTCATGAAAATG GTCAAAGGCTCTTAGCAGCACCACGTGACAAGTCAATAAATGATACATCGAGAGTGAACTACTTGAAGGGTTACATTGGAGGTGTGCTTGATGCTTTGAG GAACGGATCCAACACAAAAGGTTACTTCACATGGAGTTTTATAGACTCATTCGAATTGTTAGACGGCTACAGATCGAACTTTGGCCTTTACTATGTAGATTTGGTCAATGACCCGGAATTGAAGAGATATCCAAAACTTTCAGCACATTGGTATTCCAATTTTCTCAAGGGAGGGTATAAGAAAACTAGCGTCATTTCTCTTCAAACTGATGAAATTTCTAAGTTCTCAGATTAG